In Quercus robur chromosome 11, dhQueRobu3.1, whole genome shotgun sequence, the following proteins share a genomic window:
- the LOC126705493 gene encoding telomere repeat-binding factor 1-like isoform X2, producing the protein MGAPKQKWTQEEEAALKAGVIKHGAGKWRTILKDPEFSGVLYLRSNVDLKDKWRNMSVMANGWGSREKARLAVKRVPHIPKQEENSMALGNVVQSDEEMMDTKPLSVTSETAQVATPKRSIVRLDNLIFEAITNLKEPGGSNKTNIATYIEEQYWAPPDFKRLLSAKLKYLTANGKLIKVKRRYRIAPTPAFSDRRRIPSMLPPEGRQRVFPKVEKDDAHIFSKTQIDIDLAKMRTMTAQEAAVAAAEAVAEAEAAIAEAEEAAREAELAEADAEAAQAFAAAAVKTLKGRNNPKMVQMIRA; encoded by the exons ATGGGCGCTCCTAAGCAAAAATGGACACAAGAAGAGGAAGCAGCGCTTAAAGCTGGAGTTATTAAACATGGGGCTGGCAAATGGCGCACAATACTTAAAGATCCAGAATTTAGTGGTGTCTTATATCTCCGTTCAAATGTAGATCTCAAG GACAAGTGGAGAAATATGAGTGTAATGGCAAATGGATGGGGTTCCCGAGAGAAGGCTAGGTTAGCTGTTAAAAGGGTGCCACATATCCCTAAACAGGAGGAGAACTCTATGGCTCTTGGTAATGTTGTTCAAAGTGATGAAGAAATGATGGACACTAAGCCTCTTTCAGTTACTAGTGAAACAGCGCAGGTTGCTACTCCAAAGAGATCTATTGTAAG GTTGGACAATCTTATATTTGAGGCTATAACCAACTTGAAGGAGCCTGGCGGTTCTAATAAGACAAATATTGCTACATACATagag GAACAATATTGGGCACCCCCAGATTTTAAGAGGTTATTATCAGCAAAGTTAAAGTATTTGACAGCAAATGGGAAACTAATTAAG GTTAAACGCAGGTACAGGATTGCACCTACTCCAGCATTTTCTGACAGAAGAAGAATCCCTTCCATGTTACCTCCGGAGGGAAGGCAGAGGGTTTTTCCAAAAGTTGAGAAGGATGATGCCCATATATTTTCGAAAACCCAGATTGATATAGATttagccaagatgaggactATGACTGCACAAGAGGCAGCTGTAGCTGCTGCTGAAGCCGTTGCTGAGGCAGAAGCTGCCATAGCAGAAGCTGAAGAGGCAGCAAGAGAGGCAGAGTTAGCAGAAGCTGATGCAGAAGCAGCACAAGCTTTTGCAGCAGCAGCAGTGAAAACTTTGAAGGGAAGAAACAACCCTAAAATG GTGCAGATGATCCGAGCTTGA
- the LOC126705493 gene encoding telomere repeat-binding factor 1-like isoform X1 — protein MGAPKQKWTQEEEAALKAGVIKHGAGKWRTILKDPEFSGVLYLRSNVDLKDKWRNMSVMANGWGSREKARLAVKRVPHIPKQEENSMALGNVVQSDEEMMDTKPLSVTSETAQVATPKRSIVRLDNLIFEAITNLKEPGGSNKTNIATYIEEQYWAPPDFKRLLSAKLKYLTANGKLIKVKRRYRIAPTPAFSDRRRIPSMLPPEGRQRVFPKVEKDDAHIFSKTQIDIDLAKMRTMTAQEAAVAAAEAVAEAEAAIAEAEEAAREAELAEADAEAAQAFAAAAVKTLKGRNNPKMPLSLFAISEIRCR, from the exons ATGGGCGCTCCTAAGCAAAAATGGACACAAGAAGAGGAAGCAGCGCTTAAAGCTGGAGTTATTAAACATGGGGCTGGCAAATGGCGCACAATACTTAAAGATCCAGAATTTAGTGGTGTCTTATATCTCCGTTCAAATGTAGATCTCAAG GACAAGTGGAGAAATATGAGTGTAATGGCAAATGGATGGGGTTCCCGAGAGAAGGCTAGGTTAGCTGTTAAAAGGGTGCCACATATCCCTAAACAGGAGGAGAACTCTATGGCTCTTGGTAATGTTGTTCAAAGTGATGAAGAAATGATGGACACTAAGCCTCTTTCAGTTACTAGTGAAACAGCGCAGGTTGCTACTCCAAAGAGATCTATTGTAAG GTTGGACAATCTTATATTTGAGGCTATAACCAACTTGAAGGAGCCTGGCGGTTCTAATAAGACAAATATTGCTACATACATagag GAACAATATTGGGCACCCCCAGATTTTAAGAGGTTATTATCAGCAAAGTTAAAGTATTTGACAGCAAATGGGAAACTAATTAAG GTTAAACGCAGGTACAGGATTGCACCTACTCCAGCATTTTCTGACAGAAGAAGAATCCCTTCCATGTTACCTCCGGAGGGAAGGCAGAGGGTTTTTCCAAAAGTTGAGAAGGATGATGCCCATATATTTTCGAAAACCCAGATTGATATAGATttagccaagatgaggactATGACTGCACAAGAGGCAGCTGTAGCTGCTGCTGAAGCCGTTGCTGAGGCAGAAGCTGCCATAGCAGAAGCTGAAGAGGCAGCAAGAGAGGCAGAGTTAGCAGAAGCTGATGCAGAAGCAGCACAAGCTTTTGCAGCAGCAGCAGTGAAAACTTTGAAGGGAAGAAACAACCCTAAAATG CCTTTGAGTTTATTTGCCATATCTGAAATTAGGTGCAGATGA